A region from the Aquipuribacter hungaricus genome encodes:
- a CDS encoding NTP transferase domain-containing protein, which produces MSGSRHLQAVVLAAGLGTRLTRPLPKSQTQLRDGRTIMRQQVDNLRSVLGTDVRIAVVVGFKATVIMEAHPDLRFAYNELFDSTNTSKSLLRALETSHPGGVLWMNGDVVFDPRVLRHVQPWLERDETFVCVNTEAVGDEEVKYTVDAAGFVDELSKTVEGGLGEAVGINYVSAADKAVLVEELRACGDTDYFERGLETAIARRGTRVVPVDVSMFDVVEVDFEADLTRANLIAPGRLRLDPVGEPGA; this is translated from the coding sequence ATGAGCGGCTCCCGCCACCTGCAGGCCGTCGTCCTCGCCGCCGGCCTGGGCACCCGGCTGACCCGCCCGCTGCCGAAGTCCCAGACCCAGCTGCGCGACGGGCGCACCATCATGCGCCAGCAGGTGGACAACCTGCGCTCCGTGCTCGGGACCGACGTGCGGATCGCCGTCGTGGTCGGGTTCAAGGCGACCGTGATCATGGAGGCCCACCCGGACCTGCGCTTCGCCTACAACGAGCTGTTCGACTCCACGAACACCTCCAAGAGCCTGCTGCGCGCGCTGGAGACGTCCCACCCCGGCGGTGTGCTGTGGATGAACGGCGACGTCGTCTTCGACCCGCGGGTCCTGCGGCACGTGCAGCCGTGGCTGGAGCGCGACGAGACCTTCGTCTGCGTGAACACCGAGGCCGTGGGCGACGAGGAGGTCAAGTACACGGTCGACGCCGCGGGCTTCGTCGACGAGCTGTCCAAGACGGTCGAGGGCGGCCTCGGCGAGGCGGTGGGCATCAACTACGTGAGCGCGGCCGACAAGGCCGTCCTGGTCGAGGAGCTGCGCGCCTGCGGCGACACCGACTACTTCGAGCGCGGCCTGGAGACGGCGATCGCCCGTCGCGGGACGCGCGTCGTCCCGGTGGACGTGTCGATGTTCGACGTCGTCGAGGTCGACTTCGAGGCGGACCTCACGCGCGCGAACCTCATCGCCCCCGGGCGTCTGCGCCTGGACCCGGTCGGCGAGCCCGGCGCGTAG
- a CDS encoding carbon-nitrogen hydrolase family protein — translation MRAPLTVAAVQPACTALDLARNAQAHARAVRDAAARVVVFPELSLTGYELAADPVALDDAALAPLVAACAETGSSALVGAPVAHGHGGRAIAMLAVDGDGVRVAYRKTWLGGDEESVFTAGDGPTVLEVDGWRLGLGICKDTGAAQHTAATAALGVDAYVAGLVHRPEDLAEQEARAVVIARACRAAVVFASFAGPTGGGFTETAGSSAVWSPDGVAVARAGREVGGRARATLV, via the coding sequence GTGAGGGCACCGCTGACGGTCGCGGCGGTGCAGCCTGCCTGCACCGCCCTGGACCTGGCGCGCAACGCCCAGGCGCACGCCCGGGCGGTGCGAGACGCGGCGGCGCGGGTGGTCGTGTTCCCCGAGCTGTCCCTGACCGGCTACGAGCTGGCCGCCGACCCCGTGGCGCTCGACGACGCCGCGCTGGCGCCGCTCGTGGCGGCCTGCGCCGAGACCGGCTCCTCGGCCCTGGTCGGTGCTCCGGTGGCGCACGGGCACGGCGGCAGGGCGATCGCCATGCTGGCCGTCGACGGGGACGGGGTGCGGGTCGCCTACCGGAAGACGTGGCTCGGCGGCGACGAGGAGTCGGTCTTCACCGCCGGCGACGGGCCGACCGTGCTCGAGGTCGACGGCTGGCGGCTGGGGCTCGGCATCTGCAAGGACACGGGCGCCGCGCAGCACACGGCCGCCACCGCCGCGCTCGGGGTCGACGCCTACGTCGCCGGTCTGGTGCACCGGCCGGAGGACCTCGCCGAGCAGGAGGCCCGCGCCGTGGTCATCGCCCGCGCCTGCCGCGCCGCCGTCGTCTTCGCGAGCTTCGCCGGCCCCACCGGGGGCGGGTTCACCGAGACGGCCGGGTCGTCGGCCGTGTGGTCCCCGGACGGCGTCGCGGTCGCCCGCGCCGGGCGCGAGGTCGGCGGGAGGGCCCGGGCCACCCTGGTCTGA